The following are encoded in a window of Mycolicibacterium tusciae JS617 genomic DNA:
- the folE gene encoding GTP cyclohydrolase I — protein sequence MHSSAALQLVHETPHRDLAAAEVAAAAFLRALGISLDSEGLAETPGRMARGYAELFTPRSFDLTTFPNDEGYDELVISRNLPLRSVCEHHMLPFVGIAHIGYLPGQRIIGLSKLARVAEHFACRPQHQERLTKQIADWLAAQLQPRGVGVVIEAEHSCMTLRGVQAAGSSTITSTLLGALREDPRSRQEFFALTGANT from the coding sequence ATGCATTCCAGCGCGGCATTGCAACTGGTGCACGAAACACCCCATCGGGACCTGGCCGCCGCAGAAGTCGCCGCCGCGGCGTTCCTTCGTGCCCTGGGGATTTCACTGGATTCGGAGGGTCTGGCCGAAACCCCCGGGCGGATGGCGCGCGGGTACGCCGAGCTGTTTACGCCGCGGAGCTTCGATCTGACTACCTTTCCCAACGACGAGGGTTACGACGAACTCGTGATTTCCCGCAACTTGCCGCTGCGATCGGTGTGCGAGCACCACATGTTGCCCTTTGTCGGGATCGCGCACATCGGGTATCTGCCCGGCCAGCGCATCATCGGGCTATCCAAGCTCGCCCGTGTCGCCGAGCACTTCGCTTGCCGACCCCAACACCAGGAGCGACTCACCAAACAAATCGCCGATTGGCTCGCCGCACAGCTGCAGCCCCGCGGCGTAGGCGTGGTCATCGAGGCTGAGCACAGCTGCATGACCCTGCGAGGCGTTCAGGCCGCAGGATCGTCGACCATCACCTCTACGCTGCTTGGCGCCCTGCGTGAAGATCCGCGATCACGCCAGGAATTCTTTGCACTCACCGGCGCCAACACCTGA